The sequence GCGCCACGTCTTCGAGTGTATCTCGTAGGTTGTGACGGCGGCGTCCTTGAAGGTCGGCACTGCCTGCCGCTTCCGCCGCTCAATTTGAGGATCAACGCCCAGTTCGATCTGGCTGCGAATTTCCTGCGCCATTTCGCGCGCCTGAGCCAGACTGACTTTCTGGCAGCTGCCAAGGCCGAAGTCGCGGCGCACGCCATCGCTCTGGACCCGGCACACCCAGCTGCTGGTGCCTCCCGGTCGTTCGAGGCGCATGAGGCCGTCGCCGAGACTCACGCGCCGCTGTTTTTCCTTGGGCTTCGAGAGCCCGTTCGAAGTGTTTTTCATCCCTCTGATCATAAAATTTGTTCCCACATTGGCAAAAATGTCGGCCTGGATCATGTGGGACGCGCAGGGATACGAATCGCATCTCAAACCCGCAGCTAAGCTGGGGTTTCGGAGACGGTTCGGGAAAGAGTGGGATTGAAACCTGGCGGACAGGGTGGGATTCGAACCCACGGTGAGCTTGCACCCACGGCGGTTTTCAAGACCGCTGCCTTAAACCACTCGGCCACCTGTCCGGTGGCGTCGCCATAGCGCGCGGGCAGAGGGCGGCAAGCAAAACCTTGTCCCAACGGTCCATCTTGCGAATGATTCGGCTCGTCCCGCGCCCGCCTAGCCAAGCGGCTCGCTTCTGTGCGACACCGGCCCTATGGGTGGGCCATGACAAACGCTACTGATTTCAAAGTCCGACGGTTTCTTGTGCTTCTGGCCGCGACTCTGTCGGCGTGGATGCTCACGGCCTCCGCTCCGCTCCTTGCGCAGAGCGGTGACGCGGGGTTCGATGCCTATGTCCAGTCGCTCTGGCCCAAGGCCGAGGCGCGCGGCGTGTCGCGCGCGACGTTCGACCGGGTGACCGCCGGGCTACGCTATAACGCCAGGGTCGTCGCGCTCGACCGCGACAATCTGGGGTCACCGCCCACCCCGAACACGCCGATTCCGGCCTTCGCGCCCTACAAGGCGCGGCACGTCGACGCGGCACGTATCAACGGCGGGCGCCGTGTCCACAACCGGCTGCTGCCGCTGCTTTCGCGTATCGAGGCGCGAACGGGCGTGCCGACGAGCATCATGATCGCGATTTACGGGCACGAGACCGCTTATGGTCAGGTCACGGGCGGCTTCGACCTGCCCGAAGCACTGGCGACGCTGGCCTATGAAGGACGCCGACGCAGTCTGTTCGAGCCCGAACTGATCGCCACGATGGTGATGGTCGAGCGGGGCGTGCCGCGCGATGTGCTGAAGGGCAGCTGGGCGGGGGCCTTTGGCTATCCGCAGTTCCTGCCGTCGGTCTATCTGCGCGTCGCCGAGGATGGCGACGGCGACGGGGTGGCGCGAATCTGGTCGAGCGAGGCCGATGCGATCGAGTCGATCGGCGCCTATCTTCGCAACGCCGGCTGGCGCGCGGGGCAGCCATGGGGCATCGCGGTGAGCGTGCCCGCCGCCTTTGATCGTGCCGCCGTCGCCAACCGCCTGACGCCGACGCGCTGCCCCCGCGTTTTCGAGCGGCACAGCCGCTGGCGCACCATGGCGGAGTGGCGCGCCGCGGGGCTTCAGCCGATCGGTGGCCGATGGCCCGACGACAATATCCAGGCGACGCTGCTCGAACCCGACGGGCCGGGGCGGACGGCCTATTTGCTGACCGGTAACTATCGTGCGATACTGGACTATAATTGTTCCAATTTTTACGCATTGTCGGTGGGGTTGCTGGCGGATGAAATCGATCGTTAGAGGCGGGGGCCTGATCGCGGGGGCGGCGCTGATGCTGTCCGGTTGCGGCGGCGCAGATGGCGCGCGCAGCGCCGGGCAGGCGAGCAATGCGGCGGCGTTGCCGGGCGTCACGGACGTGCCGGTGGTCGTCGGCGACCCCTTTAAGGTCGGCGACGTCACCTATACGCCCGCCGACGTCATGGATTATGACGATGTCGGCTATGCGTCCTGGTATAGCGATGCGGAGGCCGGAAAGACCACCGCCAATGGCGAGATTTTCGACCCCACCCGGATCAGCGCCGCGCACAAGACGCTGCCGCTGCCAAGCTATGTCGAAGTGACCGCGCTCGACACCGGACGAACGATCCTTGTCCGCGTCAATGATCGCGGGCCGATGGCGAACGACCAGCTGATTGCCCTGTCGCCCGCCGCCGCCAGACAGCTCGGACTCGACCAGGGGCTTACAGCCGTTCGCGTTCGCCGCACCAACCCGCCGACCGCCGAACGCGCCCAGCTCCGGGCGGGCAGGGCGGTTCCGGAGCGGCTCGCGACCCCGTCGTCGCTGCTGGCGATCCTTCGGACAAAGGCGAAAGCCCTGCCGACCCCGAAGGTCGCGAGCGAACCCGCGGCGCCCCTTGCGTCCGCCAAGGCGAAACCGGGAGACGATCGCCTCTCCATCATGGGCAACATGGCGCCGACGACTAAGGGCGAATATGTCGTGCAGGTCGGGGCGTTCAGCACCGAAGCGCGTGCCGGGGCCGCGGCCAAGTCCGTGGGCGGTTATGTGTCGAAGGCCGGCAATTACTGGCGCGTGCGGATTGGTCCCTTCGCCAGCGAGGCCGCCGCGCAAGGCGCGCTGGCCACTGCGAGGTCGAAGGGCTTTCGCGATGCGGTGGTTCGGCGCGATCGATGATTCGAGCGAGCGGCAAGTCCGCGCTGCTGAGCGGCGCTGCCGCGATGCTGGGCCTGTTCACGGTCAACGCGGCTTTTTTGCCCGCTGCTTCGGCGAAGGATAATCGCACATCCGCTGTCGCGGCGGCCAGCCCGGCGCCCTATACGACACAGGCCCCGATCGTCATGCTCAAGGACGTGGATTCGGGCCGGATCCTCTTTTCGCGCGGTGCCGACAAAGATTTCGCTCCGGCTTCGATGGCAAAGGTAATGACCGCCTATGTCGTGCTCGATCTTATCCGGAAGGGTGAATTGACGCGCGACACGCGTTTCACGGTCAGCGACGGCGCGTGGAAGAAATGGAACAGCAGCACCGGCGGATCGACGATGTTTCTCAGTCCGGGCGAAATCCTGTCGGTCGATGATCTGCTGAAGGGGCTGATCACCGTATCGGGAAACGATGCCGCGGCGGTTCTTGCGGAAGGCATTGACGGAAGCGAAGATGTTTTCGTTAAACGAATGAATGCGGTAGCCGCCGATATTGGTATGATATCGAGCCATTTCGGTACGCCAAATGGCTGGCCCGACGGCGGCGTCACCAAGGTCAGCGCCGCCGACCTTATCACGCTTGCCGACCGGCTGATCCGCGATCATCCGGAGGCTTATGCGCGCTATTTTTCGATCCCGAAACTTCGGCATGGCATCGCCCCCGATGGACGGCCGATCGTCCAGGCGAACCGCAATCCGATCCTCGGTCGATTCGACGGGGCAGACGGCCTCAAGACGGGGCATACGCGCGAGGCGGGCTATTGCTTCCTCGGGTCGGCCAAGCGCGACGGCCGCCGCCTGATCATGGTCGTCGCCGGTCTGCCAAGCGCAAAGGCGCGGCGCGAAGAGGCGCAAAAACTGATGGAGTGGGGGTTCGCCGCGTCGACGCGCCCGGTGGCAGGGCGAATCCCGCGCGGCACCGCCTCGCCGAGCCGCGGGTCGGCCGCGACGCGCAGATGACAAAAACCGCAGGGTAGGTTACCGCCCTGGTCATGCCTCGACGCCTGCCCATTTTCCCATCATTTGGCCCGACACCATGACCCGCGGACGTTTCATCACGCTTGAGGGGGGCGAGGGCGTCGGCAAATCGACGCAGCTGCGCGCGCTGACGGAGGCGCTCGCCGCGCGATCGATCGAGGTGGTGGCCACGCGCGAACCCGGCGGCAGTGCGGGCGCCGAAGCCATCCGCGCGCTGCTGATGGAAGGCAGTGACGATCGCTGGGACGCGCGCAGCGAGGCCTTGCTGTTCGCGGCGGCGCGCGCCGATCATGTCGCGCGCACCATCCGTCCGGCGCTCGCGCGCGGCGCGTGGGTGCTGTGCGACCGGTTCGTCGATTCGAGCCGCGCTTATCAGGGCGGCGGCGGCGGGATCACCGACGCCGACATTCTGGCGCTCCATCGTTTCGGGTCGGAGGGTTTGCTTCCCGATCGCACCTTTCTGCTCAAACTGAGCGCCGACGAGGCGGCGCGCCGACTGGCGACGCGCGGTGGCAGCGATCGCATGGGCAACAAGCCGGCGGCTTATCAGGCGCGCCTTGCCGCGCGGTTCGCCGAAATGGCGGCGACCGAACCGCTGCGCTGGCGTGTGCTGGACGCCGGCCTGCCCGCCGCCGACGTCACCGCCACCATTCTGGCGGAGCTTGCCGAATGGCTGCCATGATCGGCCATCAGGAGGCCGAAAAGGCGTTTCTGGAAGGCTGGCAGGGCGGCCGACTTCATCATGGCTGGCTGCTCGCCGGGCCGCAGGGAATGGGAAAGCGCGGCTTTGCCGAGCGCGCGGCACGCTTTCTGGTCACCCATGGGGTGGGCGGCGAGCGCGCAGCGATGGCGCTGGACGATAGAGGCGACGATACCGCGGCGCGGCTTGTCGATGCCGACAATCACCCCGAGATCATCCGGCTGACGCGCCAGCCCAGGGACAAGGGCAAGGAGCTCGCGCGCAACATCACGATCGACCAGGTACGCCAGATGATTCGCCGCCTGCACCTGTCGCTGTCGCTTGGTGACTGGCGCGTGATCATCGTCGATGCCGTTGACGATCTGGAAAGCGATAGTGCCAATGCGCTGCTCAAGACGCTTGAGGAACCACCCGCAAGGACGCTCTTTCTGCTCGTCAGCCATTCGCCGGGACGATTGTTGCCGACAATCCGCTCGCGCTGCCGAATCCTTCGTTTTCAACCCGTTGACCGTGACGTCATGCTGCCATGGTTGCATGGCTTGCGTCCGATGCTCGACATGGAAGA is a genomic window of Sphingopyxis sp. FD7 containing:
- a CDS encoding lytic murein transglycosylase → MTNATDFKVRRFLVLLAATLSAWMLTASAPLLAQSGDAGFDAYVQSLWPKAEARGVSRATFDRVTAGLRYNARVVALDRDNLGSPPTPNTPIPAFAPYKARHVDAARINGGRRVHNRLLPLLSRIEARTGVPTSIMIAIYGHETAYGQVTGGFDLPEALATLAYEGRRRSLFEPELIATMVMVERGVPRDVLKGSWAGAFGYPQFLPSVYLRVAEDGDGDGVARIWSSEADAIESIGAYLRNAGWRAGQPWGIAVSVPAAFDRAAVANRLTPTRCPRVFERHSRWRTMAEWRAAGLQPIGGRWPDDNIQATLLEPDGPGRTAYLLTGNYRAILDYNCSNFYALSVGLLADEIDR
- the tmk gene encoding dTMP kinase, whose product is MTRGRFITLEGGEGVGKSTQLRALTEALAARSIEVVATREPGGSAGAEAIRALLMEGSDDRWDARSEALLFAAARADHVARTIRPALARGAWVLCDRFVDSSRAYQGGGGGITDADILALHRFGSEGLLPDRTFLLKLSADEAARRLATRGGSDRMGNKPAAYQARLAARFAEMAATEPLRWRVLDAGLPAADVTATILAELAEWLP
- a CDS encoding D-alanyl-D-alanine carboxypeptidase family protein, whose amino-acid sequence is MIRASGKSALLSGAAAMLGLFTVNAAFLPAASAKDNRTSAVAAASPAPYTTQAPIVMLKDVDSGRILFSRGADKDFAPASMAKVMTAYVVLDLIRKGELTRDTRFTVSDGAWKKWNSSTGGSTMFLSPGEILSVDDLLKGLITVSGNDAAAVLAEGIDGSEDVFVKRMNAVAADIGMISSHFGTPNGWPDGGVTKVSAADLITLADRLIRDHPEAYARYFSIPKLRHGIAPDGRPIVQANRNPILGRFDGADGLKTGHTREAGYCFLGSAKRDGRRLIMVVAGLPSAKARREEAQKLMEWGFAASTRPVAGRIPRGTASPSRGSAATRR
- a CDS encoding septal ring lytic transglycosylase RlpA family protein, encoding MKSIVRGGGLIAGAALMLSGCGGADGARSAGQASNAAALPGVTDVPVVVGDPFKVGDVTYTPADVMDYDDVGYASWYSDAEAGKTTANGEIFDPTRISAAHKTLPLPSYVEVTALDTGRTILVRVNDRGPMANDQLIALSPAAARQLGLDQGLTAVRVRRTNPPTAERAQLRAGRAVPERLATPSSLLAILRTKAKALPTPKVASEPAAPLASAKAKPGDDRLSIMGNMAPTTKGEYVVQVGAFSTEARAGAAAKSVGGYVSKAGNYWRVRIGPFASEAAAQGALATARSKGFRDAVVRRDR
- a CDS encoding DNA polymerase III subunit delta', which encodes MAAMIGHQEAEKAFLEGWQGGRLHHGWLLAGPQGMGKRGFAERAARFLVTHGVGGERAAMALDDRGDDTAARLVDADNHPEIIRLTRQPRDKGKELARNITIDQVRQMIRRLHLSLSLGDWRVIIVDAVDDLESDSANALLKTLEEPPARTLFLLVSHSPGRLLPTIRSRCRILRFQPVDRDVMLPWLHGLRPMLDMEEVRAIVAASGGVPGKALGLIDSDVAAMKKKLLTIAISGDPENRLREALAREVGGTSNRARLELVIDIVPGLLAEIARARPIAEIAPVLAQWDRVQRTVRDAIRGSYDGMMVGFEIGNCLAELAPRPAQTAR